The window CGGGTGTCGACCTGATCGAGTACGCCCTCAACCGCAACCTCGCAAAGCACTTCCACGACCTTCTCGACTGGTCTGAGGGTCGACTGTACGACCTGATTGCCCGGTACCTCCGGAAGTTCGACGTCTGGAACGTCAAGACGATCATTCGGGGCGTCTACACCGACACGCCGGGCGAAGAGATCGAGACCGACCTTATCCGGGCCGGTGAAATCGACGATTCGACGATCGACCGCCTGCTCGAGGTCGACACCATCGAGGACGCGATCGAGACGCTGAACCGGACGATGTTTTACGAGCCACTCTCGGACGCCTCCGAGGTGTACGAAGATACCGGTGCGCTCGTTCCCCTCGAGAACGCCCTCGACCGGGCGTTCTACGAGAACCTGCTCGCCGACCTCGGTCGGCCACAGGAAGGCCCCGAAGCGCTGTACGTCGAGTTCCTCGAGGCCGAAATCGACTTCCGGAACGCCCGAAACGCGCTTCGCCTCGCTCGTTCGGGTGCCGACCTCGATCCCGCGTCGTACTACATCGATGGCGGCGTCCTGTTCACTCAGGCGGAGCTGAGTCGACTCGTCACCGATTACGACGAACTCGTGGGTCACATCGCTGACAGCAGCCGGTACGGCGACTCCCTCTCGCAGGCGCTCTCGCGACTGCGCGAGGCCGAGAGCCTCATCCAGTTCGAACACGCCCTCGATGCGGCGTTGCTCGAGTACGCGGACACGCTCTCGAGCAGTTATCCGGTGTCAGTATCGGCCGTGCTGTCGTACATCCTCGCGAAAGAGCGCGAGGTCGAGAATATCCGTGCGATCGCTCGCGGTCGAGAAGTCGGTCTCTCCGAAACCGAGATCGAAGAGGAACTGGTGATCCTATGAGCCAGGAGATAGCCGTCGTCGGCAGTCCGGAGTTCACAACTGGTTTCCGGCTGGCCGGCGTGAGACGGTTCGAGAACGTTCCGGACGACGAAAAGGACGAGTCCCTCGACGAGGCCGCGTTGGCCGTCCTCGAGGACGACGGTGTCGGCATCGTCGTCATGCACGAGGGCGACCTCGAGCACCTCTCGCGGAACGTTCGATCGAACGTGGAAACGAGCGTCGAACCGGTCGTGGTCACCATCGGTAGCGGTGCGAGCAGCGGTGGCGGCCTTCGCGACCAGATCAAACGCGCCATCGGGATCGACCTGATGGACGCTGACGAAGCCGAAGACAGTGAGTAACCTATGAGCCAGGCAGTAGAATCCGTCGACGAAGACGGTGTGATAGAAAGCGTGAGCGGTCCCGTCGTGACCGCCGCGGACCTCGACGCCCGAATGAACGACGTCGTCTACGTCGGCGACGAAGGGCTGATGGGCGAGGTCATCGAAATCGAAGGGAACCTGACCACGATTCAGGTGTACGAGGAGACCTCCGGCGTCGGGCCGGGCGAACCCGTCGAGAACACGGGCGAGCCACTGAGCGTCGACCTCGGACCGGGCCTGCTCGACACCATCTACGACGGTGTCCAGCGTCCGCTCGACGAACTCGAGTCGAAGATGAACTCGGCGTTCCTCGACCGCGGGGTCGACGCGCCGGGGATTGACTTAGAGCGCACGTGGGAGTTCACCCCCACCGTCGAGGACGGTGACGCCGTCGAACCCGGCGACGTCATCGGCGAAGTGCCCGAGACCGAGAGCATCACCCACAAGGTGATGGTGCCGCCGACCTCCGAGGGCGGCGAGATCGACTCGATCGAAGCGGGATCGTTCACGGTCGACGAGACCGTGGCTACCCTCGACTCGGGCGAGGAGATCACGATGCACCAGGAGTGGCCCGTTCGGTCGGCCCGGCCGGCCGCCGAAAAACAGACGCCGACGGTGCCGCTCGTCTCCGGACAGCGCGTCCAGGACGGCCTGTTCCCCATCGCGAAAGGCGGGACGGCCGCGATTCCCGGCCCGTTCGGCTCCGGCAAGACGGTCACCCAGCACCAGCTCGCGAAGTGGTCTGACGCGGACATCGTCGTCTACGTCGGCTGTGGCGAGCGTGGCAACGAGATGACCGAAGTGATCGAGGACTTCCCGGAACTCGAGGATCCCAAGACGGGGAAACCGCTGATGTCCCGGACGTGCCTCATTGCGAACACCTCGAACATGCCCGTCGCCGCCCGTGAATCCTGCATTTACACCGGAATCACCATCGCGGAGTACTTCCGTGACATGGGCTACGACGTCGCGCTGATGGCCGACTCCACCTCGCGGTGGGCAGAGGCCATGCGCGAAATCTCCTCGCGGCTGGAAGAGATGCCGGGCGAGGAAGGCTACCCTGCCTACCTCTCTGCGGCACTGTCGGAGTTCTACGAGCGTGCCGGCCTGTTCGAGAACATCAACGGCACGGAGGGATCGGTGTCGGTCATCGGGGCCGTCTCGCCACCGGGCGGGGACTTCTCCGAGCCGGTCACCCAGAACACGCTGCGTATCGTGAAGACGTTCTGGGCGCTGGACGCTGACCTCGCCGAGCGTCGGCACTTCCCGTCGATCAACTGGAACGAGTCGTACTCGCTGTACCGCCAGCAACTCGACCCCTGGTTCCGCGAGAACGTCGCCGAAGACTATCCGGAGGTTCGCCAGTGGGGCGTCGACGTCCTCGACGAGGAGGACGAACTCCAGGAGATCGTTCAGCTCGTCGGGAAGGACGCGCTGCCGGAAGACCAGCAGTTGACGCTGGAGGTCGCTCGCTACCTGCGTGAGGCGTGGCTCCAGCAGAACGCGTTCCACGACGTGGATACGTTCTGTCCGCCCGAGAAGACCTACCGAATGCTTCAGGCTATCAAGACGTTCAACGACGAAGCGTTCACCGCCCTCGACGCTGGCGTCCCGGTCGACGAGATCCAGGACGTCGACGCTGCCCCACGGCTCAACCGGATGGGAACCGCCGAGGACTGGAACGAGTTCATCGACGAGATCGAAGCGGATCTCGAATCCCAGATCAGGGAGCTCTACTAGCGAGACCAACCATGAAAGAATACCAAACGATTACGGAAATCAGCGGTCCGCTGGTGTTTGCCGAGGTCGACGAACCCGTCGGGTACGACGAGATCGTCGAGATCGAAACCGAAGCCGGCGAGACCCTGCGCGGACAGGTACTAGAATCGAGCGACGGACTCGTCTCGATCCAGGTGTTCGAGGGGACGGGCGGTATCGACCGCAACGCCTCCGTTCGCTTCCTGGGCGAGACCATGAAGATGCCCGTAACCGAGGATCTCCTCGGGCGGGTGCTCGACGGCTCCGGGAACCCGATCGACGGCGGCCCGGAGATCGTTCCCGACGAGCGTCGGGACATCGTCGGTGCGGCGATCAACCCCTACTCGCGTGAGTACCCCGAGGAGTTCATCCAGACGGGTGTCAGCTCCATCGACGGGATGAACACGCTCGTGCGTGGCCAGAAGCTGCCGATCTTCTCCGGATCGGGGCTGCCCCACAACGACCTGGCGCTGCAGATTGCTCGCCAGGCGACCGTGCCGGAAGAGGAAGGAGAAAGCGACGACGAAGAATCGGAGTTCGCCGTCATCTTCGGCGCCATGGGGATCACCCAGGAGGAGGCGAACGAGTTCATGGCTGACTTCGAGCGCACCGGCGCGCTCGAGCGCTCGGTCGTCTTCATGAACCTCGCGGACGACCCCGCCGTCGAGCGGACGGTCACGCCGCGACTCGCGTTGACGACGGCGGAGTACCTCGCCTTCGACAAGGGCTACCACGTGCTGGTCATCCTGACGGACATCACGAACTACTGTGAGGCGCTGCGCGAGATCGGTGCCGCCCGTGAGGAGGTACCCGGCCGGCGTGGCTACCCCGGTTACATGTACACCGACCTGGCTCAGCTCTACGAGCGGGCGGGTCGTATTCAGGGTCGCGACGGGTCGGTCACCCAGATCCCGATCCTGACGATGCCCTCCGACGACATCACCCACCCGATCCCCGACCTGACGGGGTATATCACGGAGGGTCAGATCATCGTCGACCGATCCCTGAACAGCCAGGGTATCGAGCCGCCGATCAACGTCCTCCCATCGCTGTCGCGGCTGATGGACGACGGAATCGGCGAGGGACTCACCCGCGCCGACCACGCCGACGTCTCCGACCAGCTGTACGCCGCGTACGCGGAGGGTGAAGACCTGCGCGACCTCGTGAACATCGTCGGTCGCGAAGCGTTGACCGAGCGGGACAACAAGTTCCTCGACTTCGCCGACCGCTTCGAGAACGAGTTCGTCCAGCAGGGCTACGACACCAACCGATCGATCGAGGACACCCTCGATATCGGCTGGGAACTGCTCTCGATGCTCCCGAAAGAGGAGCTCAACCGGATCGACGAGGACTTCATCGCGGAGTACTACCTCGAGACCGACGAGAGCGCGGAAGCCGTTCAGGCGGACTGAGCGTTTCCTGATCGCTATTTTTCGTTTGTGAACGTCTCGACCTGTATACTCGAGTACCTTCGTCAGGGATCACTCGGAATCTCACGATCTTACGATCTCACGGTCTTGCGATCTCGTGACAGAGAACGCGTCGGTTTGTGAGCGTCACCGAGCGCGTTATCATCTGGTACGAGAGGCGTGTTTGCTAGTACGAGAGGCGTGCCTGGCTCCGCCGTCGTATCCCGGTGTCAGGACGAACCGCGCATTTTGGCCCAGCGACGACCGTACACTCGCGGCAACGGATCGATCTCCGCACCGCGGACGACCGGAGGAACGGACGAGTACCGAGTGGAGGCACTGTCCGGAAGCGGACCGGTCGGGTGCAGCGAGACGGCCGTCGGGTTTCGGGGGAGTCCTCGCCGACTGCCGGCGGTTGGTGACCGGCGGTTCTCGGCATACATCTCCTCGAGGGCTGCGTGCCCCTCGAGAACGCCGCGACGAGCCAACTTCATCCGCTTTTTCGCCTGCTGCTGGAGCGCCACGTTCGGTGCCTCGGCCTGGATCTCGTCGCCGAACGCCTCGAGGTCGGCCGCCGCCTCGGAGTCACTGTCAACGGCTCCGGACAGCCGATCTGTACCGATAACGTCCTCGATTTCGGCCGCGAGTCGACGACTGGCCGTCCGAAACTCGAGGAGATCCACCGCGTTCCACAGTTCCCGTAATTCGACGGCGCGACGAATGTCACGCAGATCGAACGCCGCGTCGGCGTCTCGATCCCGGATCGCCCTCGGGATGCCGTCGATTTTGACCAGATCTGAGAGGGCGTCGGTGTGGACGCTGTCCGCAAGTTGTCCGAGGTTCACCGTCTCCAGTAGATCGTCCGCAGCGTCGGTGATTTCCCACAGTTCTCTCGCCAGATCCGAAACCCGCTCGTCGGGGGCGTCTCGTTCGATCGCCCGAAGCAGGTTGGTGGCTCCGACGAGGGCGCGGTCGGAGAGGTGACCGAGTTCGTCCGCTGTGCGCGCCCTGCTCGTATCAGTGTTCATACAACAGGGGAGGTGCCGAGCGGAGAAAACGGGACGCCTTACCAGAGAAAGGTGGCGTAAATGGAGTCGTCGGTTCTGGTCGAACGCATAGGAAATGTTGTAACAATGTACCACCGACCGCCGACCCTGTGACGGGCAATCGGCGCTGTGACGGGCAATCGGCGGTACGTGATTACATTGATCCCTATTTGACGCCGCGATCCTGCAACCGCTCTTCCTCGGGGAGGTCGACGTTTGCGTCGCCTTTCATGCTCTTGCCGAGGTTCTTCGAAATTTCGGCGAGGGTCTCGGGATCGTCCCAGTGGTTGACGGCCTCGACGATCGCTTCGGCCATCTCCGGCGGGTTTTCCGCACCGAAGATGCCGCTGCCGACGAAGATGCCGTCACACTCGTGGTGCATCATGAGGGCTGCGTCGGCGGGGGTCGCGATGCCACCGGCGGCGAAGTTTACGACTGGGAGTCGGCCCATCTCGGCCGCCTCGTGGACGAGGTCGGCGTTGGCTTCGATCTCGCGGGCGTAGGCCTCGCGCTCGTCGTGGGCCATCCCCTCGAGTTTGCGGATCTCGCCTTTGATCGTCCGCTGGTGGTAGACGGCCTGGTTAACGTCGCCGGTGCCGGCCTCGCCCTTGGTACGGATCATGGCTGCGCCCTCGTCGATTCGGCGCAGGGCCTCCCCGAGGTTGCGTGCGCCACAGACGAACGGCGCGGTGAACTCGCGCTTGTCGATGTGGTAGTCGTTGTCCGCCGGGGTGAGCACCTCGCTCTCGTCGATCATGTCGACGCCGACGGCCTCGAGGATCTGGGCCTCAGTCTGATGACCGATACGCGCTTTCCCCATCACGGGGATCGAGACCGAGTCGACGATCTCTTCGACGTCGGCAGGATCGGCCATTCGGGCGACGCCCCCGCGCTTGCGGATGTCTGCGGGGACTGCCTCGAGGGACATGACGGCGACCGCACCGGCGTCTTCGGCGATTTTGGCCTGTTCGGGATTGACGACGTCCATGATGACGCCACCTTTTTGCATGCGGGCGAAGCCGCGCTTGACGAGGTCGGTACCACGTCGAAGTTCTTCGAGATCGGTTTCCTCGGGCATAGACGTGGGTTCGGAGCCCCAGCACTTACGCGTGTTCATGTTGTCCCCCCGGGACTCCGCTCGAGCGGGCTCACGCTCTGTCGCGAGTGGCCTCGTCCTCGACATCGAGTGTGTCCGCTGCCCGTGCCCGAACGAACGTCGCAATGGTCTCTCGATCCCGTTCGGGATCGACTTCGATGGTCGTGTCGCTCGACGTCCCTTTCTTCGGCGGTCGCTCGAGCGGGAGCGTCCCACCCGCCATGGCGAAACTCGCGTCGGTCGGCCAGACGGCGACGTGGGTTTCGGTGGCGAGGCGTGTGTGATCCTGACCGTCCATCGCCGTCGCTGTCGATTCGTCACCCCTCTTAGCCCCGTCGTCGGGCGACAACGCGATCGGGTGCGCCGTCTCGAAGACGTACCAGTTCCCGGCGGTGCCGTCCCCGCGATCGAATTCGACGGTCTTGCGCTCGCCGAGGACGGCAACCCCGGCGTCCTCGAGGCGTTCGACGAACCGATCGGTAGCGTTGCTGGTCACGAGCGAGCGGAGGCGTTCCGGGCCCGCACCGAGGATCGACAGTGGTGGTGAGAACGCGAGGTCGACCGCGAGCAGTGAGCGAACAGCGAGGTCACTCGTGGTCACCTCGAGAATCTCGGCCGTCTTGCGGTGTTCGAACACCGTCGTTTCGGCGGTGA of the Natronosalvus vescus genome contains:
- a CDS encoding V-type ATP synthase subunit C, whose protein sequence is MSIGASNPEYVNARVRARRAALFTDEDYRKLIRMGPSGIARFMEETEYEREINALGARFSGVDLIEYALNRNLAKHFHDLLDWSEGRLYDLIARYLRKFDVWNVKTIIRGVYTDTPGEEIETDLIRAGEIDDSTIDRLLEVDTIEDAIETLNRTMFYEPLSDASEVYEDTGALVPLENALDRAFYENLLADLGRPQEGPEALYVEFLEAEIDFRNARNALRLARSGADLDPASYYIDGGVLFTQAELSRLVTDYDELVGHIADSSRYGDSLSQALSRLREAESLIQFEHALDAALLEYADTLSSSYPVSVSAVLSYILAKEREVENIRAIARGREVGLSETEIEEELVIL
- a CDS encoding V-type ATP synthase subunit F codes for the protein MSQEIAVVGSPEFTTGFRLAGVRRFENVPDDEKDESLDEAALAVLEDDGVGIVVMHEGDLEHLSRNVRSNVETSVEPVVVTIGSGASSGGGLRDQIKRAIGIDLMDADEAEDSE
- a CDS encoding ATP synthase subunit A; its protein translation is MSQAVESVDEDGVIESVSGPVVTAADLDARMNDVVYVGDEGLMGEVIEIEGNLTTIQVYEETSGVGPGEPVENTGEPLSVDLGPGLLDTIYDGVQRPLDELESKMNSAFLDRGVDAPGIDLERTWEFTPTVEDGDAVEPGDVIGEVPETESITHKVMVPPTSEGGEIDSIEAGSFTVDETVATLDSGEEITMHQEWPVRSARPAAEKQTPTVPLVSGQRVQDGLFPIAKGGTAAIPGPFGSGKTVTQHQLAKWSDADIVVYVGCGERGNEMTEVIEDFPELEDPKTGKPLMSRTCLIANTSNMPVAARESCIYTGITIAEYFRDMGYDVALMADSTSRWAEAMREISSRLEEMPGEEGYPAYLSAALSEFYERAGLFENINGTEGSVSVIGAVSPPGGDFSEPVTQNTLRIVKTFWALDADLAERRHFPSINWNESYSLYRQQLDPWFRENVAEDYPEVRQWGVDVLDEEDELQEIVQLVGKDALPEDQQLTLEVARYLREAWLQQNAFHDVDTFCPPEKTYRMLQAIKTFNDEAFTALDAGVPVDEIQDVDAAPRLNRMGTAEDWNEFIDEIEADLESQIRELY
- a CDS encoding ATP synthase subunit B produces the protein MKEYQTITEISGPLVFAEVDEPVGYDEIVEIETEAGETLRGQVLESSDGLVSIQVFEGTGGIDRNASVRFLGETMKMPVTEDLLGRVLDGSGNPIDGGPEIVPDERRDIVGAAINPYSREYPEEFIQTGVSSIDGMNTLVRGQKLPIFSGSGLPHNDLALQIARQATVPEEEGESDDEESEFAVIFGAMGITQEEANEFMADFERTGALERSVVFMNLADDPAVERTVTPRLALTTAEYLAFDKGYHVLVILTDITNYCEALREIGAAREEVPGRRGYPGYMYTDLAQLYERAGRIQGRDGSVTQIPILTMPSDDITHPIPDLTGYITEGQIIVDRSLNSQGIEPPINVLPSLSRLMDDGIGEGLTRADHADVSDQLYAAYAEGEDLRDLVNIVGREALTERDNKFLDFADRFENEFVQQGYDTNRSIEDTLDIGWELLSMLPKEELNRIDEDFIAEYYLETDESAEAVQAD
- the pdxS gene encoding pyridoxal 5'-phosphate synthase lyase subunit PdxS translates to MPEETDLEELRRGTDLVKRGFARMQKGGVIMDVVNPEQAKIAEDAGAVAVMSLEAVPADIRKRGGVARMADPADVEEIVDSVSIPVMGKARIGHQTEAQILEAVGVDMIDESEVLTPADNDYHIDKREFTAPFVCGARNLGEALRRIDEGAAMIRTKGEAGTGDVNQAVYHQRTIKGEIRKLEGMAHDEREAYAREIEANADLVHEAAEMGRLPVVNFAAGGIATPADAALMMHHECDGIFVGSGIFGAENPPEMAEAIVEAVNHWDDPETLAEISKNLGKSMKGDANVDLPEEERLQDRGVK